The Methanomethylovorans hollandica DSM 15978 genome includes a region encoding these proteins:
- a CDS encoding ribbon-helix-helix domain-containing protein: MKRFTVSLPDELKKEMDVFPDVNYHSAKDRVASCFIP; encoded by the coding sequence ATGAAAAGATTCACTGTTTCTCTCCCCGATGAACTTAAAAAAGAGATGGATGTTTTCCCTGATGTGAACTACCACTCAGCTAAAGACCGAGTGGCTTCCTGCTTCATTCCTTGA